tctttgattctgaaattgtgaatgatattttaaaaactactattgaacctggatgcaagagtaaaattacaaatttcttttcctatgaagagcatcctactgctgataatcattttgatggggctaagatgttgacttattttaaaagaagtttttctgcccctgctgatgctaaactgaatgatcttgcccctgtgaatctaattgccttttcaatcatttcaaacctgcttgtgtctactgatggccatagaacagaTGTAAACAAAATGGaattgtatctcttttactgttttcaagaaaagattcgtattgattttggttttgtcatgtgcaagtttttacttcgctatgccactgattctcgcagaaaattatcttatggaaaatttcttcaaaagatttttgagttttacagaGTACCAATTCTatgtgtttgtcccaaagaagcatcttcttatgcctttaccaaaggatattttgaaaggaaaaatcttgtctttaaggataatctatgggcttataagggggcatcatctagtgaaccTAGGTCTAATGCTGCACATGATCCACTACACACTCATTCATCTGTtgcactcactcccattcatcccaggaagtctgccactaaggcatcttcctcctccaatgatgaaatgattgagctccttcgtgaactcaaacagcatgttcttcttctggaacatggtctaatgctcacaatgtcctctgagcaacaaacagcctacctagacaaaaagaaccttctttttcccccacctgtggttgaggaagtttcccatggcAAAGAGTCACGCCCtactgatccaagttcatcaattccagacccgaGCTCATTAACTCccgtgactcctcatggcccttccacatcagataaaggcaaggcaccagttgaagaaactgctgaagatgatgaagaaactgaagaggaggacctctcccaatatcagctttctcgaaggacacctggatccacctagttcaccatttagaatcacatagggtcatttgcattttgtttgactatttcatgtgtttctagtgttgtggtgttcaacaatggatatgtagataTAATGCTTATGTTTATGTTGTGTTCGTTTAGTACTTTTTGATGGATGATTATGGCTGTAATGGTTATGGATATGTggatggatgtttaagtattttgaatgatgaatgTGTGGATATGATGAATATTTTTGTTATTGGTTCTCCGtgatatatgtgattgattggccttttgtgatgacaaaaagggggagaggactggattggattgattgatgatttaattgaaattgaattggcttgatggatggaattggtaaaatgttggatgttggctgcttaattgttatgtttttggataattgattaattcggtagggtagccaagtgagggggagtttttcaaatttttgctctatgatccactaagtaagggggagtttttttgtcaattgagaaagggggagcttatattgcaatcatcaaatctcatttcaaaccattgttttgtcatcatcaaaaagggggagaatgttattcttgattttgatgatcacaaagtactttgaaatgtttatctaactctcttcaaatataagtattttttgcctatcaaagaatcaggtacgaatatgtcaagaaatgaaaatcaaccaaaagaagaagcaaaaacaggacactcatgtcggacgtccgaaggaatctgttggacgtccgaaaggatgaaaaacatcaagaaggaaactctgtcggacgctcgtaaggaagcatcggacgttcAATCTCatcgcacatcaatctcatcggacgtcctaaaaattccacaaagctttgataactctctggacgacgttcggacacagaagcgcggacgataaaatcccatcggacgtccgaccaacaacttgactgattttcggacgatgggatcggacgatgactaagctgtcggacgtccgacagtcccaacggctagctgactcttcatctgccttctatccgttggaagcattaatgaagcccattttttgttccctttaaatacaaactaTTCTGAATCAGacaaggacttttgcacactttgtttacaagatctcaagagatattttaacTTGAAAAATAGTCTCCAAGACAAGATTTGTTccccaagtggtgtgaatttcttgtgagcatttctcttgtggttgaaagttttattagtgtagctttgttgagggttatctgagtgattgtaaaacttcttagcttgactaagtgaggcttagggcaaggaggaagtgctccctccattgtacatctagttgatcatccttcatcaaagagaagttgctcaacctagtgattggtcttcaagtttgaggaaagcttggtagacaatcggtttgatattctatcttattctttttgtttaataaaattctcattgcttatctatacttgtttttctaatcaacattgctctcttcttctaatctacttggttgatcattactagaaaagaaggtaaatttttattaaagaaaaattgcataaatttgattaagattttaatcaacctaattcaccccccctcttaggttgtctttgggccttacagtGTACACTTAGCGTAAATAAAGGAGCAATAAAAAAATGTGGAAAGGATTCATGCGTAACAACCAAGTGGAACAGTTGATCGTCATTTTTCACTATGTTGACAGTAAAGGAGAATTTCTGGCAAACCCAAATTTTATTCGACACATTGAATAAGCCTAGGTGAAAATCAAACCTCTTAACAAAGCTGGCAAGAGCTGAAAAATCTAACATAGGCTCGAGAATTACCAAGAAGGAGACGGAGTTGGAGCGGAGCATCATTTTGAGTCGACGGGAGGTAGCAGGGTTGGCGACACCCCGTGCTTGCCAAATAAGCGCCTTAATCATTAAAAGAGGAGGGCTGCTGAGCTTGAGAAGCTTTGACAGCTTGTCAAGTAAGAATTGTCCGTGGTTGTCGCAGATAGCGTTTGGACCCCGTCCACGCTGTGGGACGAGGTTGTATGGAGGAACACTGAGCCAACGGGCCAGCCGGGGGGGGGAGCGGCTCCAAGTTTTGTATCTAACTGAGCTTTGAAGATGCGCAAGTCCTCAAGTTGAATGGCTGTGGTTACGAGCTCGTCAGTGTCGGAGACCCAATCAAAACTTGACCATGGCTGCATTTGTAAGTGCTTCTTAGAGGACTTGTTGCGCCAACCGAACCGACAGTCGTCATAAAAGGAGGGAGTGAAGAGCTTCACCTTGTACGGTCCTGGAGCTGCTGCCATGCCGTCGTGGGAGCTGGTGTTCAACAGCCGCTGTTTGAGCGGCAGGTCAGAATTAGGGAGGTGATGAGAGCAGGTGGCCTGGGCACTCTCTGGTTGGACGCGGGGAGCCGCTACCGCCATAGTGATGGTCTGCTGAGGGTGGTCAGCCAAGGGGCTGGAGGGTAGAAGATGGTTCTGACCTGGAAGGGGGGTTCTCCTTGGCAGCACTGGTTGCTATCTTGAGGCCCACTCCAGCGTTAACAGTTGCAGCGTTTCTGGGAGGTAAGTTCAGCTTCTGTCCCGTGGCCGCCAAGCTCCGACAAGAGGTGGAGAGATGGCCAAGCTTACGGCACACCGACCAATACCCCGACAGGCTTTCATATTCCACTGCTTGCCAAAATCCAGACGCGCCATTCCCAATCCAGATCTTGTCCGGCAAAACCTGCTGCAGGTTCCCTTCGACGCAGAATCGCGCCATGCTGGGGCGATTAAGGGAGGCTGTTAAGGCATCAATTTCTAGTGGCTCACCTAGTAGCCGTGCAATGGAAAAAAGGGGGCCTTTGTTGAAGAGGTGCACTGGAAGCTGCGGCAAGGAAGCCCATATTGGGGCAAGAGGCGATTCGGAATCGACTGAGAAGGACGGAGTCCACTTAAAGATACGCAGGACAAACCCTTGGAGAGACCACACACCCTTCAACCAGCAGCATAGGTAGTCTTCCTCTTGGTTGAAACGAACGAGGACATGCCGATGGTCGATCAATCCAAGCGAGAAAGCTCCCTTGAAACCCAGCGCCTGGAAACTTTTGAGCAAAGTCTCCATGTTTGGCCTGCCCTTGGAGAATTTGCCAACCAGTGAGAAACGGAAGGGCTGGGAGAGGGCGGTGATATCCTCCTCAGAGAAGAAGACTGTTGGCTTCCCTTTGTAGGCAGAGGGCTCACGGACTATCCATGGCTATTGAGGCGTGAGGTTGAAGGTTCTCGAGAGATCTGGTGCGGCAGTCCTTGGTTGCTGGGAGACGATGTCTACGAACAACTTGTTGCAAGGGGAAGCTGGCCCCTCAGCAGGCGGCTGATAGGCTACCGCCGCGACGGCCATGGCCGAAACACCAGGGAAGCTTTCCTAGGGTTTAGGAGACGGAAGCCTCAGAGCAACTACAAAGTCCTAATTTTGTCCACTTAGACACTAAGAGTGTACAGGCTTCTACAGTTAAAATTAAGGAGGCCTCAGCAATATGTGGATTCATCAAATTAATGTAATTGATGGATTTGTTATACATTCATGCACCATGTGGTCTTGCTATTTTTACTAAATCTTTGACTTATTTTCTGAGAGTACTGATCTCATTCCAAAACTCAATATATATTCTAAATTATTGACTTTATTGAGGTAATGAAAGATAAGTTTTGTAGAGTGCTCATCATGTATGATTAGAGTATCATtacaagaaaattttaaaaagaatcTTATTATGTAAAAGGATGCAAATAGCATATTTAgcacaaattttcttttcatttgtgagaaGATTTGTAAGAAACCGAAtaacacatccatgaaccaggTGAACATGATTGCCAGCTACATGTttaaaaaatgtgattaaataAAGGTATAGATAATATATGATATGCTTACGTTATTCAAGTATTTATACATATCAACTGATAGTATCCATGAACCAACTAAGAAAGAGTTattcattcaataaattttCCATGACATCCTCTCTAGTGAAGTTGATAAAATGAATTCATGACTAATCACATTATAGacattttcaaataatttttgcatgctaaaaaatataaaacattATTGTTCAAAATTTTAGAATTCGAGGGTACAGAGGCCCCGTCCTGGGCCTggacacgtggcagcccaggaaGGGCAGAGCTGGGCCTGGACCCCAGGCCCCTGATGACCGTTTTGGGGCACACCGCTGCTAGGGCTCCCGGAGAGTTCGGAGAATAATCCCGCGGAGGGCGGAGAGAATCCCCCTCAGCACGAGATTGAGACTATCCCGGGCAGGTCccgaaacgtacggaggtcggactctCAGGCAGGTATAAATGGTAACGCACGCCAACTACGTAAGGTACGCTCACTATTCGACAATTACTCCCGACCGTTTTACTTCCCGTGTATCTCACTCACCGGagaactaacttgaccgtcggagtgccctcggggacGACCTCGGGGCTCCCCTATTAGATCGCTCTCTTGTTCGCTTTGCAGGCTTGGGACACACTCTTCTCATCAGCACAccgagctcatcaggtcagctcggtccGGGGAAGTTCAGTGCTTCTTTAGAGGGCAATATAGTCAAGAAAAAAGTCTAAGAAGTCTATCATGATGAAAATGACCAAAAGCAATAacataaatagaaaaatcctacTTAATCAAGATCAGGAAGCTCTCTTTAAGTTTTCTACGAAGTTAAAAAGATAGTATAAGCAAAGTTAATGTTATTCCAATTTCAAAATAACATGAATATCCTAACACGTTTATTCAGTAGTAGCTCAAATTaattttaatcatcttttcaATAGGAAACATTTAAGCCAATAACAAAGTGAAATTGTGAGGGCATGTTAGGAGCAATAATGCTTTATTGAGGCATTCATGAGCATACTCCTACACGGCAGATACTAGTAATTCTCTTATGGCAAGGAACACCAATATAAGGATGCAAAAAGGAGGGAGAAATTTCctctcaattttcaattttgtttggataaaaGTTCCCCACCTTCTAAACTTTTCCTATACATTCTTTAGAGTAAACCAAAGAACATAAATATCAagttaaatcatcatttcatgCAAAAAGCTACTGATGTTTCTAGCCTTTTATTGTGGGATGAAAATTGAAATGTGCATTTATATTAAGGTTGAAATATTCTTTATTGTAATCAAATTATTCCATTTTACTTTGGCTACATGTCTATGTAGGTCATTGTTGCTTTTAGGTGGTAAGATCAAGAACAATTTGATAATACTTACCTTAATGAGTTATAATGATAGTAAACTCAGAAggagaaaagaaataattttgtaTTAGTTCCTTTGCCAGGTTGAGATTTATTGAATATCACTAGTGTAGTGATGTACTATTAATGTTTGTGTAGTAGCTCTATGTTCCTTTCACTTTATTCTTAAGATttgcatttttttaattaataatAGTGACCAAAATGTATTGTAGTCTTAAGCAAATACGTGTATTCTTTctatataatttttcaaaattctataaaaaaaattttagtagaAAATTcagtgaaaaataaaaaattatactaTCAAatataagcaagtatcaaataTATATACTAAAATCCCCAAAATCTAAAAAGTTGATAATTAAGCCTTTATTCACAACAAAAACTAAACCAATTAGCCATTGCTATTAGTTCTACCACCCACTGCCTTCTGTAATCTTATTTTTATGTTGCAAAACTAAAAGATAGAAAGGTTTAAATAATAAGTTTTCGAAAAGTACCATTAAATGTAATAAAAGAActtcagtccagttcgtagtgtatccaagtcaaaatttcaaattacagaaccaaaatctcacattcgggttagttaaccgtactatgagtaaacgacaataactcaggctaccgaagtccgattaagacGTTTTCagggccgttggaaagctaagacatagcactacaacttgtgtgttttggccaaatgctaattcagtatggatcagggtgaacagatggggtcagattggtgaaatgtcaaaactggtcacagagctctacctatggcagtcaggggtatttttctcttttcacgtgatacagtgctcggattgagctgaaattttacagacagctataaaacatcattccctacaactttcatgttttgagctaaggctaattcggcctctaagaTGGACTAAAAGACACAGTCAGAAATAGGATAATTTCAGCattaaaactagaaaatttGTATcacttgctggaattttctcaaaCCATCATAGAAATCACCAAATCTTCCATacaaacccacaaaagtgatatataaaccatcattaacccttattagcatcttacaacatcaaaatcaacatttctacTCAAATGCTACAAGTTTTTACAAGAGTTCAAGGCTGTTTTACCTTCCAAAGGTTGGTTCACAAGGTTGCACTTCAAGAACTAagttccttagctttcttttgctctaactccCAAGCTTGTTGGATGAGTTGCAcacaaccagaatttttcttgttcttcctcttattttctctcggttttttcttccttcttttctcccaAAAGCTGGCCGAATGTTCCCTTGTTTGTTTGGCTTTTGTCTTGCTAAGTAGATTAATACCAAGTcacttggtcaaagtccaactacctttttgattagccaatcaaaattaagcttaggaatctcatggaacctttaggaagtctagcaacttgtaattaaccaaaattcacactatggcccaattaattccacaatcctaccaatttactcctcaatttacatacttgatatattACAAAAACCCAATTACACCTCAATcactccactaatcacccaattactataattacctataataaaatatgcattgacatacataaactcaattacatGCTAACTTTTAGTCACacgtaaaactagggttttgatttaaatttaaagtgtccaataaaaaaaattaatgtttttttttaaacaaaacaaaagaaataaatcaaaattttaaaagaacgagggaaaaacatcttcctaaaattcggggtatcacaatctcccttccttaaaagaatttcgtcctcgaaattcatacatttattcataaattcatatatatatttcttcgtacataagtataagcaaaataaaataggtATAAGGttcaataaaagcattttcaaatcataaaaagaaaattaataaaacacattgaaaataacacattttctttatatacatatcatagcaaGTCACACATCCTACgggacattaaccctaggtattgctcaggcactatacttaatcaaaacttgataaaATACAACCAAGTACGTACGCGTGAATAATCAGGGTCCCCAATCTCACTAAGATCTTCAATATATCccaagtccagactattcgcatccCCCTTGCCTtggctttcgccatccaaacttatcctcaTTTTACTCGGGATACCAacttatcataaaggtatcattctttggtactcgggtacaagaatccgaaaatatgataattcaccactcgagttaGCTAGGCTCAAGagaaaatcaaccacttttgagattcctacccaacatataTATCTAaagtccccaacaatagacatttatttcacacttaacaagccaatccccacagtctgAGAATCCTCTCCCGGCatgagctcaataggagctctgataccatctgtgacggcccaTCTCTcgctaaggcgaaccaaagggttcgacggaccgcctgtccaactctcaccaggactcactcactcatagctcaagaTAAATAACATACATCCATAGATaataaataacacatccacttcaacttaatatatacattgatactcaaatccagatacaaagcttctacataccaaaatacttcaaagtgtttacaattcgagtacaatcaaccctagtcggctactagcgtgagtacaatttcaaattttaaaacaactaAACTACGCTAGtttgtacacgtctcacgcctcgctcgtaacCCCTGTAAGGAACACAAATgatgtggaatgagctaaaagtccagtgaggttccaaataacaaattgaccattatttaaacatgtaagtatcacgtagcaaagtagtgagcatgaaaagttcatgaaagtgagcaataacacttcaagcaGCAAATCTCAAactgagcgagtgtaaagtttttcttttaaactgaaacaataacacgataagtactaatcattccaaagtataaggatatggATGACTCTCAGaagccaaatttccattgcattaccagagcttgatcaagtaatagttgacactccgtcaactttcaggtaagtaaccaatccaatagagcaccacttaaactactctccgtccaccatccaaaccccctactgggcccaaaatcctcaataaatactggtggtaatactcgaatataccgattagtcgagaagatatcactccactcgacaaaacaaaagacccagggttcgttacccaatcgaccaagcccttgccagctcgactcgagtaactcgccATAGGGTTTCTGGGATTCCAAGAAGTGCGCaccatatacacaaatatatcaaatcctttgcaacaataaacaagtatatctcatattagggcaagtgcgataaagtacactcttgcccgatcaaacaaatgacatattattaaatcacattggtcaagcattaaaaacaagtgtccagttcaatcaggtatttggaagcactcaccaaaggtctagtgcctctcaaaagtcacatTCAGGTCCAACtacttggttggagtccaaatctgtgataaaatatcatttgcaaatgtaaaactctctagagttcgacacataagagtttcgcttcaagaaaatcaagtaaatgcaactcatttaagtagtattcaagatactgaTCAAATTCCGAGAAGGTCATGCTtgctcttaaaactttgaaactttgaatcaattatactttgaaataccatttgagtcgaagaaatggagaaaacgtatttctattagtcgtaaatttcattttttcaagggtacaaggtcggccaagttctcacttatatacctcgataaaagaagacgcaaatatcctagatggttcacgtggtattcgctctcaagccttactcgaATCGCAAGTATATCTACTTAACcctcgagcataaatttgggcagcacaccctttgtatttacctattttccagtcatttagggcttcattattttcctcagtcagtcccaaagtcatacacaaaatcatctcatttccatagccgttcaataggctcaaagtcatacaagtacaaaatcaaactaggaaaatgtccggaaatgaagtttaagtcataaaacaaaagacaaatTTGCCATTACATAGCGTAACGAGCACAACCGAAGCTAAACATATCcgattggggtacaatttataccgtttcgaagctaagacaaatacctacaactttgatgaagaccactcagtccagttcgtagtgtatctaggtcaaaatttcaaattacacaaccagaatctcacattcgggctagttaactgcactatgcgtaaacgacaataactcaggctaccgaagtccgattaaggcgttTTTAGGGCcattagaaagctaagacatagcactacaacttctgtgttttggccaaatgctaattcagtatgTATCAGGATGAACAGACGGTGTCAGATTGGTAAAATGTCAAAACTggccacagagctctacctatgacagtcaggggtatttttgtcttttcacatgatacagtgctcggattgagctgaaattttacaggaagctataaaacatcattccctacaactttcatgttttgagataaggctAATAAGGCGTTTAAGATGGACTAAAAGACACGGTCAGAAATAGGATAATTTCAGCattaaaactagaaaatttGTATcacttgctggaattttctcaaaCCACCATAGAAATCACCAAATCTTCCATacaaacccacaaaagtgatatataaaccatcattaacccttattagcatcttacaacatcaaaatcaacatttctactcaattgctACAAGCTTTTACAAGAGTTCAAGGCTGCTTTACCTGTGATGCCCCAACTTTTAAggtcatcttttgtttagtctcaaagaggatattacggtttctttatttaattttattttaaaccaTTAATTTGTTTCAAAGAATATGcgaaagttatttctttgggtttgatttaaaaaccttgtgttattttaaaaagactagaaaccctaaaagtgcaatcaaaaccctagtttcacttgtgactgaccgttttttcaaatttctcatatttcaaccgaaaccctaaattcaatttgtggaattgtaaaaccctcacgttttttcttaaaaatgccttttatttggaaattattcttttactatggccctactacccaatcattcctcaataggtgcaaatggacctaggaagtagggtttcacttttcgtttccaagttaagagcgaattagggtttcacgtTGTTCCGTAGTGTagttatccggtacggagcgaggatcaaatttggtgcttaagagtgacttttaaatgagaaataatatgtgattagaggcaatgataaaaagttagtgaataggaagtaaaaaccctaatacgtgtgatttaaggaaaaacggtgcgaaccgacgtgtaccgtgcactaccgattgaacccaccacttgaccaccactttgttaccatacaagctcattaatatttgagcaaaatatctccttatttccaactggctttgaccgaaatttgtggctaaaaatgcaagggaaagaaagagaaatttgcatggctttggtggtgacacctatggctctttgattaatttttttccttgttcttttatccttcatttcagcttatttccttcattctttctgCTGTTTTGgccgagcaagggagagagagagagcaagagagaaaatcttcaatccatcttgaatccaaccatttgagtgcaaccaaggaaaactaaaccgattaatgtgtgagttgtgaccttgggaagctaagggaaacaaaaatttcaagaggaggtgaagtattactcttgcaagcttcttttgttgaggtataaggtctaaccatggctttggttcttttattttggtttaagttgttatataatacttgttttggttggattagtggtgatacaagttgttatgatgatttaaaggtgatttatgtgagttagggtttgaggtattttctgcctatccttgctatatggatgatatatgttgtatttaagcttatataagtggttgtggtgatgattggagcaagaaatcaagaaaggttgcattgaatcccaaaattccaggtttctggaaaatttcagctctattctgtccggttttattgcaccatgttagaggctgaattaggcttggtataaaacatgacagttgtagataatggtattttattggtgcctacaaaatttcaactcaattggagcaacgtagcctgtgaaaagaccaaaatacccttgctgccctaggatatttccagtgatccgttttcgacagttcatccaattgaccgtgtttattcactatgatccgtgctgatttagccattttccaaaacatgaaagttttattacctTTCCTTATCTTTTCAACAcatccaagaacgccttaaacggactttggtagcctgagatatgaccatttacatgtagtacggttaactagccgaGTAGTTgaattttggttctgtaaagtGGGAATTTgcctaggttacactggaaattggactaagtgatcttcatgaaaattgtaggccTTTGTGTTAGCTTCAAAACAGTATAAGTTTCATCCTaattcgataagcgtagcttcggttgtgaccgttacgcaaaaacatgtcaaatctgtcttttgttaaacttcatttccgcacttgttgttagcttgatttttgtacttgtattatcttgagcctatggaatggctattgagaTGAAGTTgtgttgtgtgtaactttgggactgatttgaggaaaatattgaagccataaatggctggaaaataggtaaacacaaggggcatgccgccaaatttttgCTAGAGGAATTAacctagcctttggagttctagttctgtattttgcaaatgTGACTTGAATACACTAAAAACTAGGtcgaggtgtcttcatgaacgAGACActatctagtacattttgatccgataaccacagctccaattATGGTCAAAATCGTgttaacccgttttgtaccctttttgattattttgaccaTTTTCGACCGTAttcgatcgtttaagttataaactgctattgtatggccgtttcacttatgtgtatataatctgtctaTACAGACAGTGAAGCTTTTGACGGTGATGGTCAAGCTCAGTGacttgtatcatttttcgtgccaagctttatcaagtgagtaattgggttgtttattgatgtggaATTGTTGAAATgccttgtatatgttaaatggg
This portion of the Coffea eugenioides isolate CCC68of chromosome 11, Ceug_1.0, whole genome shotgun sequence genome encodes:
- the LOC113751917 gene encoding uncharacterized protein LOC113751917, with protein sequence METLLKSFQALGFKGAFSLGLIDHRHVLVRFNQEEDYLCCWLKGVWSLQGFVLRIFKWTPSFSVDSESPLAPIWASLPQLPVHLFNKGPLFSIARLLGEPLEIDALTASLNRPSMARFCVEGNLQQVLPDKIWIGNGASGFWQAVEYESLSGYWSVCRKLGHLSTSCRSLAATGQKLNLPPRNAATVNAGVGLKIATSAAKENPPSRSEPSSTLQPLG